The DNA sequence CTCCAATAAGAATATAGTTATCGTTACAGTTACATTTTTCTTGTTTGAAGTTGGGACGTATACGTGAATATATAGATTAAAGATGTCTATTTCGGTAACTACTAATCGATTCCTTATGGTGTTAATGAATTctcattattatttattcagAATTGCATTTGTTTGGTTTTAGGAACAGGAGGTACTCTATAGTCCCAGCAAATGGAGTAAGAGGTTTGATCAAATGCaaatattatcatattattataaatttgctaAAAAGGGTAAGTTGAAATTAACATGAAATCGAATTAAagtaaacaataatttatttgtattattatagtTACCGATGATgctcgtaaaaattttaaatgcGAATTAGATATTCCGTATGGAACAACAGAACGAACTAAATATGATATCTATGGAGCTGACTTACCCAAAGGTATGTATTCATGTTACGCATGTACGCATATTAAAGGTTTTCAATTTTCAGTTTGTTTCACTTTTTTGCAgtgtaaataattttaaatatttcacttCAGCTTACTTCCATTAAGGTATTTCGAACCATGTTTCTTCCAGATTCCCCCATATTTATATTCATTCACGGTGGTTATTGGCAAGAAGGTAGCAAAGATTTTTCTGCATTTACAGTTCCTGTCTTTGTTAATAAAGGAATTAAAGTAATAACCATTGGCTACGATTTATGTCCTAATGGTAAACTGTATTTCTTTCACATTTCTATTTTTCTCTAgatacaaaattttaaaaaaatatttaaaaaatattttaattaatatttatattgtattttagtCAAATTTGGGGATATAATATCTCAGATAAAAATAGCGATTAAACATATATTAAAGTATGCATCGAATCTCGAATGTCGGTAAGATGCACATAATACTTACAtgataattttgttaatttataatataatgataaaattgGATGGGTTCTTATAGGAATGTTTGGCTCTCTGGTCATAGCGCTGGCGCACATTTAGCGTCAAGCAttttatatgataaattatggttAGATGAAATGACGAAAAACGGATACTTAAATCTACTAAAAGGTATCGTGTTAATAGGAGGCGTTTATAATTTGAATCCCCTGCTCGATACGAATATTGTTACGCCTTTGAAACTTACAAAGTAAATATCTGATTACTTATATAGACTATTTACTTAGAtcataataatatgtaatatgtatgtTTTAGAGATGAAATCAACACATATAGCTTTACCACTCTTGATACCAAAAATAACACACTCATCCAAGGGTTAAAAGTTATTGTAACCATTGGGGAATGTGATTCACCAGGACTTATTAATGAATCACGCGAATGTACTCAGGTACTCgtgttattttaaataaataagtgacAATCTTTTCCTgttctaaataaaaatttgtaatctTATATTCTTTTCATTCTAGCAACTTATTACAATAGTAGACGATgttcattatatatttcttCGGGAAAATATTGACCATTTTAATATTGTGGAAGAACTCACGAATGAAGAATTTATTTTGACAAAAGTGATACTAAATAACATCTTTCATAAATGAAAGAGAATAATTTAATAACATAAAATCAGAAACAATATAGAAACATATAATTTTAACGCGGTcagatatttgtaatatttaacatacaaaatttatatatatatatatatattttgatattcgtaaaaaatttatttaatgtaatatatcAGTATACTAATACATTGTTGCTAAATTACAAATTGTTTGTAAAAAAGTTATTACGTTTATTTACTCTAGACTGTCTATTGGTCATCTgtcatttattaattttgcaTAACAATGATCACGACGAACTGCTTTTAACTTTTCTATGAGTCATTTAGATTGTGACGTTGATGAAAATGTCTTTGGACGTTGCAAAGTATTTTCCTTTTGTTTCATGGGTAACACTATCATTTGATTAGACTGAAGCATAGAACTTGTGcttttttgtttcatttgtGAATTTTGTATTTGATTAATATTTGTTTCTTGATTAACTAAATTCgatgatatattatttatacttgtaaattttgtatttttatctaTTGCTTGCGGCGAAGATATGATCTGACCGCTTCCTAATTTAGTTACATTACGCGAATCCATATTTTTAGTATTCAATTTCACataattatttgtaatattttttacattaattatGCTTTTACCTGTTGGTATTACAAATGTCTTGCAGTTACCTTTTACAATAGGAATTACCTGAATAGTACGAACCGAATTTTCTTGTGTAATATCTTGTGTAAGATCTATTACATTTTTGGCAGTTAATGTCTTTAATGTATCTTCACTTTCATTAGATTCACCTACTTTCTCTTGTCCATCTTTCCACGTAATCGGAGGTTTAGCAAAAGAGCGCACTCGTAACAATGGCttttcttctgcttcttctgcttcttctgCCTTATCCTCTAGTGACTTGTCATCCATTGGATTTTCACTTATTATATTAGGATCATCCTCTACAAcacatatatgtaataaaatcTACATGTTTTTGTTCATTCTTCAATGATTAACTTTTTTTCATCACTAACCTTTTGTTCTGTCAATAAGAATTTTATTATCTCTTGTGGTTGAGAATGCTATGTtagttgtaatatttaaatGCTTCGTCACATTAGGCGCTGATATTGCGTCATTTTGTATTATCGACTctgatttaaaattatttttataattagatGTATTCATAAAATCATTAACTTTTCTTGATTTTAAATTGTCACCCTTATGATCTTTTAATCTATCATTGATTTCTTGTTGGTCTATTTCTCCCATTTCTATATCGGAGTTAGCTTTTCCTGTATTAGATTTGGCTTctgtatttgttttatttttagatGTCTCACTTATATCAGTACTATTCTCATCTTCCGATGAACTACTTAGATTTACGTCAATGTCACTAATGTCATTATCATCAGCctcatcattatcatcatcatcttcTTCTTCAGCATCATTATTTTCTATGCTATCATCATCATCTTCTTCATTCTCTGATCTTTTAGGATGAGTAATCTGATCTTTCATTTCTTCTTGTTTCTTCACATATTCCTCAAATGTATCTGATAGTTTCTTCTCACTAATTCTCTTGTTTTGCATTAATTTTTCAGCTAATTCCATATCTTTTAATGCAGGATCATCTTCTTTATTTTCaagaaataatgaaaatgtATCCCAATAATCATTGCGTCGACATCTTTGCAAATGTTCACCTAAATCGATGAACGCCTTTTTtgctataaaaattaacaatacataaagattaaatttaattatttaaattacagTAACTTACTAGTGAAATTATAATAACTTACCAATCTCACGCAGTTTTTTATTGTTCAAACCTAAATTATTCATATCATTACATCTTGTCACACATTGTAAAATATCATTGTAGTCTGGGAAAATTAGTGCTCTTGTAAAATCGCCAATTTTcttcaatttgtttctttttgatattttagaattaatgaaatttgtaaTAGCATTATTTACAACAACAATACTAGTTGTACTGAAGTCTTTTGGTCTTAGGTATTGCCGTCCTGCATCAATACTTTCTCCAGTATATTCACAGTACTTATTATACAGTTCCACCATTCgatgtttatatttttctaattttatataattactaTTTTCTTCATCATCAAAATCTACTTCTAATTCTTCAAAACGTTTTATATACTTTTCACATTTTTTCATTgcatttaaaatttttttaattttcttttctgtaGCAAGTTCTTTTTTTTGTTCTTCTCCATTATTGGCGTTAGTCAACATCATTCCATTATCATTAATTATACTATTACTAGTTTGTGTCATATTTGAACACATTCCAGTAGATGCATTGGAATTATTTAGTTTACAATCTCTATTTGTTTTGTTTATATCAGAAAAATAATCTCTATTTGATAATAATGTCGACTTTCCTTTACagcaatttttcatttcattcatTACTTCAGCTATATATATGTAAAGTTTACAATTACTCTCCATTATGTCATTTCTCTttcgatttaaaaaattattgaaagCTTCAGAATGAGCATATACAGGATCCAACTGTTCATAAcgtctttttaatttattaacaaTCTTTTTCATATCATCAGAACGATCTTTCTGTAAACATAAACTAATAAACATAGAGAATATATCCTGTTCCATAGAAGAAATAGTTTTCTTCTCCTTTACAACCAACTGTGgtttcaataatattttattttcttctcttcctttttctgtTTCATCCTCCTTCTTCAGATTACATGCTTTAACATTAGCTTCTTGTTTATACAAAAATACTTCAGAATTTTTGTCAATACAAGAACTATCAACATTTTCTATTTCAGACGCTTTTCTTTTACGTCTTTTCACTCCATCATTGTCACACAAAGAAGCTTCTACTCTTATAGTAGTAATTAAGAAGTTAGAATGGGAATTATGATTATCTTTTACTAATTTGATAACTGACCCTTGTGTGTCATCAGTTTTATTCTGAAACAATAACATTTTGAACTCTAAATGTCTTTCAacatattcataatttattaacCATAGGTACATCACATTACAATTGCTAAGAATTTACAGTtgacataattatatatattttaatgtagCAAGATATACGAACCTGTCTTGCATCTTCATCGTCATCtgatgaaatacaaataatgtCATTCTCCTTACTGaccatatttattattttatgga is a window from the Bombus affinis isolate iyBomAffi1 chromosome 9, iyBomAffi1.2, whole genome shotgun sequence genome containing:
- the LOC126920567 gene encoding kynurenine formamidase isoform X1 codes for the protein MSISEQEVLYSPSKWSKRFDQMQILSYYYKFAKKVTDDARKNFKCELDIPYGTTERTKYDIYGADLPKDSPIFIFIHGGYWQEGSKDFSAFTVPVFVNKGIKVITIGYDLCPNVKFGDIISQIKIAIKHILKYASNLECRNVWLSGHSAGAHLASSILYDKLWLDEMTKNGYLNLLKGIVLIGGVYNLNPLLDTNIVTPLKLTKDEINTYSFTTLDTKNNTLIQGLKVIVTIGECDSPGLINESRECTQQLITIVDDVHYIFLRENIDHFNIVEELTNEEFILTKVILNNIFHK
- the LOC126920567 gene encoding kynurenine formamidase isoform X2; amino-acid sequence: MYEQEVLYSPSKWSKRFDQMQILSYYYKFAKKVTDDARKNFKCELDIPYGTTERTKYDIYGADLPKDSPIFIFIHGGYWQEGSKDFSAFTVPVFVNKGIKVITIGYDLCPNVKFGDIISQIKIAIKHILKYASNLECRNVWLSGHSAGAHLASSILYDKLWLDEMTKNGYLNLLKGIVLIGGVYNLNPLLDTNIVTPLKLTKDEINTYSFTTLDTKNNTLIQGLKVIVTIGECDSPGLINESRECTQQLITIVDDVHYIFLRENIDHFNIVEELTNEEFILTKVILNNIFHK
- the LOC126920564 gene encoding protein PFC0760c-like, whose protein sequence is MVSKENDIICISSDDDEDARQNKTDDTQGSVIKLVKDNHNSHSNFLITTIRVEASLCDNDGVKRRKRKASEIENVDSSCIDKNSEVFLYKQEANVKACNLKKEDETEKGREENKILLKPQLVVKEKKTISSMEQDIFSMFISLCLQKDRSDDMKKIVNKLKRRYEQLDPVYAHSEAFNNFLNRKRNDIMESNCKLYIYIAEVMNEMKNCCKGKSTLLSNRDYFSDINKTNRDCKLNNSNASTGMCSNMTQTSNSIINDNGMMLTNANNGEEQKKELATEKKIKKILNAMKKCEKYIKRFEELEVDFDDEENSNYIKLEKYKHRMVELYNKYCEYTGESIDAGRQYLRPKDFSTTSIVVVNNAITNFINSKISKRNKLKKIGDFTRALIFPDYNDILQCVTRCNDMNNLGLNNKKLREIAKKAFIDLGEHLQRCRRNDYWDTFSLFLENKEDDPALKDMELAEKLMQNKRISEKKLSDTFEEYVKKQEEMKDQITHPKRSENEEDDDDSIENNDAEEEDDDDNDEADDNDISDIDVNLSSSSEDENSTDISETSKNKTNTEAKSNTGKANSDIEMGEIDQQEINDRLKDHKGDNLKSRKVNDFMNTSNYKNNFKSESIIQNDAISAPNVTKHLNITTNIAFSTTRDNKILIDRTKEDDPNIISENPMDDKSLEDKAEEAEEAEEKPLLRVRSFAKPPITWKDGQEKVGESNESEDTLKTLTAKNVIDLTQDITQENSVRTIQVIPIVKGNCKTFVIPTGKSIINVKNITNNYVKLNTKNMDSRNVTKLGSGQIISSPQAIDKNTKFTSINNISSNLVNQETNINQIQNSQMKQKSTSSMLQSNQMIVLPMKQKENTLQRPKTFSSTSQSK